A genomic region of Marinobacter sp. NP-4(2019) contains the following coding sequences:
- a CDS encoding formyl transferase encodes MEVLDRTFVERFQDYNRPENALDFGEEGRALIEGRGVEVMRTQGVNAINSPEYTSWIQDLKPDVIAVCGASILRNELLSIPTHGVLNLHGGLSQFYRGLFTTDWAIHNGVPEYIGATVHFVSEGVDDGDVVYQGRPEIAAEDNPNTLYEKVVRLGVQMMIRAIKDIEQSRCQRTRLESKGWLYLHDMFDVNAKRATWRQVRKGVISDYLSDKDARDRLVNESLINDFCKRSEEILT; translated from the coding sequence ATGGAAGTCCTCGACCGGACCTTTGTTGAGCGCTTTCAGGATTACAATAGGCCTGAGAACGCCCTTGATTTTGGAGAGGAGGGGCGCGCCTTAATAGAGGGACGTGGGGTTGAGGTTATGCGTACTCAAGGGGTTAACGCTATTAACAGCCCCGAGTACACATCCTGGATTCAGGATTTAAAGCCGGATGTTATCGCGGTTTGTGGTGCGTCTATTCTCCGAAACGAATTGCTGTCGATTCCGACACACGGCGTTCTCAACCTGCATGGGGGCCTTTCGCAATTCTACCGTGGGTTATTTACGACTGACTGGGCCATCCATAACGGGGTGCCGGAGTACATCGGAGCCACCGTACATTTTGTATCGGAAGGTGTGGACGATGGCGATGTTGTGTATCAGGGCAGACCGGAAATCGCGGCCGAAGATAACCCAAACACTCTTTACGAGAAAGTCGTAAGACTGGGTGTGCAGATGATGATTCGGGCTATTAAGGACATTGAGCAGTCCAGGTGTCAGCGAACAAGGTTGGAGTCAAAAGGTTGGCTGTATCTGCATGACATGTTTGATGTCAATGCGAAGCGTGCAACCTGGCGGCAAGTCAGAAAGGGGGTGATCTCCGACTATCTGTCTGATAAAGATGCGAGAGATCGGTTGGTGAATGAGTCACTCATAAACGATTTTTGCAAACGGTCGGAAGAGATCCTCACCTAG
- a CDS encoding GNAT family N-acetyltransferase yields the protein MFSALTQVEATEVGLFFKIPQGGDLRRFLLDRTRGGYEQVGEKPGLSTPVIHIDNTWDEFYKARPKKLKRSLKHKLNRFEKNTDFSISVENVARPDQPIVEEIVEISASSWKSRIGNDLGSNQRSRRFLQNLIESFGESGALSAWIIRHKKQPVAYELHVTCDGIVYPIRADYDMSFKAYSPGSILEYTTLKHLFESCSARQYYTCADDYWYLSNWTSDYQEICTIEIFGNCRKLRFLYWMEYRLIPVLKRFLRKNSHGLRHAQLIEGKSNQ from the coding sequence ATGTTCTCTGCACTGACACAGGTTGAAGCCACCGAAGTCGGGCTGTTCTTTAAAATACCCCAAGGAGGAGATCTGAGGCGCTTCCTGCTGGATCGTACCCGGGGCGGCTATGAGCAGGTTGGTGAGAAACCGGGTTTATCAACGCCTGTGATACACATAGACAATACCTGGGACGAGTTTTATAAGGCCAGGCCTAAAAAGCTGAAAAGGAGCCTTAAACATAAACTCAACCGTTTTGAAAAAAATACAGATTTTTCGATAAGTGTCGAGAATGTTGCGCGCCCCGACCAACCAATCGTAGAAGAGATCGTAGAAATCTCTGCCAGTAGCTGGAAGTCCAGAATTGGAAATGACCTGGGTTCCAACCAAAGAAGTCGCCGTTTTTTGCAGAATCTCATTGAATCCTTTGGTGAGTCAGGTGCGCTGAGTGCCTGGATTATTCGACATAAAAAACAGCCGGTTGCCTATGAACTACACGTCACTTGTGATGGTATTGTCTATCCAATTCGCGCAGATTATGACATGTCGTTCAAGGCCTATTCCCCAGGATCCATTCTCGAATATACGACTCTGAAGCACCTTTTTGAAAGTTGTTCTGCGCGACAGTACTACACCTGTGCGGATGATTATTGGTACCTGAGCAACTGGACATCCGATTACCAGGAAATCTGTACCATCGAAATCTTCGGAAATTGTCGAAAACTACGCTTCTTGTATTGGATGGAATATCGTTTGATACCAGTGTTAAAACGTTTTCTCAGAAAAAACAGTCATGGATTACGTCATGCGCAATTGATTGAAGGGAAGTCGAATCAATGA
- a CDS encoding cupin-like domain-containing protein — MSLFDLSGPEGIETIPFPVEKDGLAPYILHRKPVLLEGIREALPFTRNWNYEFFRQALKSIRIQRKSEDGIYHYLGFERIPISDFNEVMETTHDGYALEPLRGRGVSEDLPPDISVDLPAFVPESGFRVSNLYIGPGQNKSLLHYDETHSLLMMLEGRKRFILFSPDQSSYMYPYSPFSLRALLENRVVDSRVDCESPDFSRHPKLQMAKGLTGWLEEGQALFIPAGTWHFIEAEGRNVSVNYFWLQNRFRDWMQQPLLNFWLKRRAIDVLDQLRKVKHKLSTA; from the coding sequence ATGAGCTTATTTGATCTTTCCGGTCCGGAAGGTATTGAAACTATTCCTTTCCCTGTCGAGAAGGACGGACTGGCGCCGTATATTCTTCACCGCAAGCCAGTGCTATTGGAGGGGATCAGGGAAGCCCTGCCGTTCACCCGAAACTGGAACTACGAATTCTTCAGGCAAGCATTGAAATCGATTCGTATCCAACGAAAATCCGAAGATGGTATCTACCATTATCTGGGGTTTGAACGTATTCCGATCTCGGATTTCAACGAGGTAATGGAAACCACACACGATGGCTATGCGCTTGAACCTCTCCGGGGGCGCGGCGTCTCTGAGGATCTGCCACCGGATATTTCTGTAGATTTACCTGCTTTTGTGCCCGAATCGGGGTTCAGGGTATCCAACCTGTACATTGGGCCAGGGCAAAACAAATCGCTGCTGCATTACGATGAGACACACAGCCTGTTGATGATGCTGGAGGGCAGAAAACGGTTTATTCTGTTTTCACCGGATCAAAGTAGTTATATGTACCCCTATAGCCCGTTCAGCTTACGGGCGCTACTGGAGAATCGCGTTGTTGACAGTCGGGTCGACTGTGAAAGTCCTGATTTCTCACGCCACCCCAAGCTACAAATGGCAAAAGGTCTGACCGGTTGGCTGGAAGAGGGGCAGGCATTGTTTATCCCTGCTGGAACCTGGCACTTCATAGAAGCCGAAGGCCGTAATGTATCTGTCAATTATTTCTGGCTTCAGAACCGTTTCAGAGACTGGATGCAGCAACCTTTGCTGAACTTCTGGCTCAAGCGGCGGGCAATCGATGTATTGGATCAGCTTCGAAAAGTGAAACACAAGTTATCAACGGCATAG
- a CDS encoding GNAT family N-acetyltransferase, whose amino-acid sequence MKTLRRWIGGIKRRLSGLLEVKAGIMLSQPVLPESSVASGQGLTEPELRHIVRYRADLACSEPEFERRTRRGNRLYELSAEGQWLCYGWVAEAGTRIGVLHNLQLTVPERAFYIWDCATDPAVRGRGYFRTLLKEIVNAHYPVSTLALVAVDTGNHASRKALANAGFRPVFTYYSVRFLGFVPFSFALKDGKITAAQPQFDGLRHGKAVVRGSVHS is encoded by the coding sequence TTGAAAACTCTACGGCGATGGATTGGGGGAATCAAGCGAAGGCTGAGCGGTCTGTTGGAAGTGAAAGCGGGTATCATGCTATCCCAGCCGGTATTGCCTGAGTCTTCTGTTGCATCTGGCCAAGGGTTAACCGAGCCGGAGCTCCGCCATATTGTTCGTTACCGGGCCGATTTGGCGTGCTCGGAGCCGGAGTTTGAGCGCAGGACCAGGCGAGGGAACCGTCTTTATGAGCTATCGGCTGAAGGGCAGTGGCTCTGTTACGGCTGGGTGGCGGAAGCGGGCACGCGAATTGGTGTGTTGCACAACCTTCAACTGACGGTACCTGAACGGGCGTTCTATATCTGGGATTGCGCAACCGATCCTGCCGTCCGGGGGCGGGGGTATTTTCGAACTTTGTTAAAGGAAATTGTGAACGCCCATTATCCAGTCTCGACCCTGGCACTGGTCGCTGTGGATACCGGTAATCATGCTTCCAGAAAAGCCTTGGCAAACGCCGGTTTCAGGCCAGTCTTTACCTATTACAGTGTCCGGTTTCTTGGTTTCGTGCCATTCAGCTTTGCGTTAAAAGACGGAAAAATAACCGCTGCGCAGCCTCAATTTGACGGGCTGAGGCACGGCAAGGCGGTCGTTAGGGGTTCCGTTCACTCCTGA
- a CDS encoding 4'-phosphopantetheinyl transferase family protein → MPQNHLQLEAIERRLRQFTQTPIYLAAGMLTESVSSYEEERQVIRYAVPKRQREFCSGRHLARVALNRAGITPTCVPRGPLGNPIWPESVVGSITHDHTHGAAVIGFDSELQGLGLDLIENPYQVTEDLTGQIMLPHEQALLHSLYPALPSVGVAFSVKESVVKAISVLVGRYIDLLEIRLNNTNQGGLTAHLDGIPAPLPCLVLQTQIGLVTCSFYPRKD, encoded by the coding sequence ATGCCCCAAAACCACCTGCAACTTGAAGCCATTGAGCGACGCCTGCGTCAGTTTACCCAGACACCGATATATCTGGCAGCAGGCATGCTGACCGAATCCGTCTCCAGCTACGAAGAAGAAAGACAAGTAATCCGATACGCGGTCCCCAAGCGGCAAAGGGAATTCTGCTCCGGCCGACACTTGGCCCGCGTTGCTCTGAACCGTGCCGGAATTACCCCGACCTGCGTACCACGAGGTCCCCTCGGAAACCCGATCTGGCCCGAGTCAGTCGTTGGCTCGATTACACACGACCACACCCACGGTGCTGCGGTAATCGGCTTCGATAGTGAACTACAAGGACTTGGCCTCGACTTGATAGAGAACCCATATCAGGTTACCGAAGATCTGACCGGCCAGATTATGCTTCCCCATGAACAGGCGCTTCTACACTCGCTTTACCCGGCGCTGCCTTCTGTCGGTGTTGCCTTCAGCGTTAAAGAGTCGGTCGTGAAAGCCATTTCGGTTCTGGTTGGGCGTTACATTGACCTTCTGGAAATACGATTGAATAACACCAATCAGGGCGGCCTGACAGCCCATTTAGATGGGATACCCGCCCCCCTTCCCTGTCTGGTTCTGCAAACACAGATTGGGCTTGTTACATGTAGTTTTTATCCCCGAAAAGACTAA
- a CDS encoding non-ribosomal peptide synthetase, with amino-acid sequence MNVRKSSAGQPSFLEEFQTAVFTYPATIALWSRNKTMTYQELDRDARILQTRLAELGIERGTPVAIHAKDRMLAIVAMIATLRYGCAYLPLDPLYPEDRLSYMVSHANVPLTITDNDEFRSPIGLQLDLRQVSFADTSLPSPEESPEHCPVTPESNAYVIYTSGSTGVPKGVLMNHGTLDNLIHWQNSHYDIGTHYRTLQFSSLSFDVSFQEIFSTLTQGGTLYLIDSETKQDFHRLLEFIDEHRIERIFLPYIALLQLIMWANRLKRYPATLKEIITAGEQLVVSRELRTAFNAMENASLYNQYGPCETHVVSEQQLHWPADEWPALPPIGKAIDHAELLILDEQKQPVSAGELGELYIAGPVLAHGYINSPEQTEQRFVTLTGPGFSRPKRAYRTGDLVSLNDDGELLYRGRIDNQVKINGYRVELSEVEARLLDTGLVEEAAVAVQEIQGQKKLVAFVTGVHGSANTEALLKQALGKSVPAYMIPAQYHWLNELRKTPSGKIDRKSMVEALDSPTILTSADRGVSAESLLSIIQAQLNKPDLTTDDNLQDQGMDSLAANRIAATLYEQQGLAVPVYSLFQYRTVGQFLDYALSRHAVRTPNQAGQPDASLDTGSPGM; translated from the coding sequence ATGAATGTCAGAAAGTCTTCCGCCGGCCAGCCAAGCTTCCTCGAAGAGTTCCAAACTGCCGTTTTCACCTACCCGGCAACTATCGCGCTATGGTCACGCAATAAAACGATGACCTACCAGGAACTCGATCGGGACGCACGGATCCTGCAGACCCGACTGGCCGAACTGGGAATTGAACGTGGCACGCCAGTCGCAATTCACGCCAAGGACCGGATGTTGGCAATTGTCGCCATGATTGCAACGCTTCGTTACGGCTGCGCCTATTTACCGCTCGACCCACTCTATCCTGAGGATCGTCTCAGCTACATGGTCAGCCACGCGAACGTCCCCCTGACCATCACTGACAATGACGAGTTTCGGTCGCCGATAGGACTTCAACTCGACCTCCGTCAGGTTTCGTTTGCGGACACGTCGCTACCTTCTCCGGAAGAATCTCCGGAACATTGCCCCGTCACGCCCGAGAGCAACGCCTATGTGATCTACACCTCGGGCTCCACCGGTGTTCCGAAAGGAGTGTTAATGAATCACGGCACGCTCGATAACCTGATTCACTGGCAAAACAGTCATTACGACATTGGGACACACTACCGCACCCTGCAATTCTCCTCCTTGAGTTTTGATGTTTCTTTTCAGGAAATTTTTTCCACCCTGACTCAGGGGGGAACCCTGTACCTGATTGACAGTGAGACCAAGCAGGACTTTCACCGCTTGCTCGAATTCATCGATGAACACCGGATAGAACGCATCTTTCTCCCGTACATTGCCCTACTGCAACTGATCATGTGGGCAAACCGGCTTAAGCGCTATCCCGCGACTCTGAAAGAAATTATCACGGCAGGTGAACAACTGGTGGTCAGTCGGGAATTGCGTACCGCTTTCAATGCCATGGAAAACGCCTCCCTATACAATCAGTATGGCCCGTGCGAAACCCACGTAGTGAGTGAACAGCAGTTACATTGGCCTGCTGATGAGTGGCCTGCCCTGCCTCCGATCGGAAAAGCCATCGACCACGCAGAACTGTTGATCCTTGATGAGCAAAAACAGCCGGTCAGCGCGGGAGAGTTGGGTGAACTTTACATTGCCGGGCCAGTCTTGGCTCACGGCTATATCAACAGCCCGGAGCAGACGGAACAACGCTTTGTCACGTTGACCGGGCCGGGTTTCAGTAGACCCAAAAGAGCATACAGGACAGGGGACCTGGTCAGTCTTAACGACGATGGCGAACTGCTCTACCGGGGGCGGATCGACAATCAGGTAAAGATCAATGGCTACCGTGTCGAGCTCAGCGAGGTGGAAGCCAGGCTATTGGATACCGGTCTGGTCGAAGAGGCAGCCGTAGCCGTTCAGGAAATCCAGGGCCAGAAGAAGCTGGTGGCATTCGTGACTGGCGTGCACGGTTCAGCCAATACGGAGGCATTGCTCAAGCAGGCATTGGGCAAGTCGGTCCCTGCCTACATGATCCCCGCCCAATATCATTGGCTTAACGAGCTCAGGAAGACACCCTCTGGCAAGATTGACCGAAAATCAATGGTTGAGGCACTCGACAGCCCAACCATCCTTACCTCGGCTGACAGGGGTGTTAGTGCCGAGAGCTTACTGTCGATCATACAGGCCCAGTTGAACAAACCGGACCTGACCACCGATGACAACCTGCAGGATCAGGGCATGGATTCGCTGGCAGCCAACCGAATTGCAGCCACACTTTACGAACAACAAGGACTGGCCGTTCCGGTCTATTCCCTGTTCCAGTATCGCACTGTCGGACAGTTTCTTGATTACGCCCTGTCCCGACACGCTGTGCGGACACCCAATCAAGCGGGTCAACCTGACGCCAGCCTGGACACCGGCTCCCCCGGGATGTAG
- a CDS encoding type I polyketide synthase — protein MAVRVPGAESLDTFWQNLVDAKESITFFAPPDSEDNVVNARGVLNDPLGFDDRLFGISPIEAEFIDPQQRLLLELGWHALENAGYDPEQFAGRIGVYCGVGNNTYYLNNVLRNEEKLEDYGPLQAMVANEKDYAATRLAHKLNLVGPALSIHTACSTSLVAVAEAVEAIRHGRCDIAIAGGASLTFPQQQPHTHQEGSIYTRDGHTRPFDKDSSGTVFSDGGGLIVLKRLDEARKDQDYIYAAISGIAVNNDGAEKGSFSAPSVQGQKSVIQAALKDSKVNASAIGYVEAHGTATPIGDPIEVSALSAAFADHTSATQFCKLGSVKSNFGHLTAGAGVIGLIKCALAIDRGKIPQSINFESPNPELNLDKTPFVIANTTCDWAAPRTQRIAGVSSFGIGGTNAHAILKGVDTGMQPARTLPPRWVPLCFSAQSGKALAETLTSYRSLIEETDSGMDRADLATALIRCRRSFSHRQTLPQSVTTEELMASIENAEDVEAALKSPSVVFAFPGQGSQVTGMGKALYDVPAFRQAMDDCAEILLAQYSLDIKSLMFDSGDPLKDTGKTQISLFCMGYSLAAVLKSLGVSPQAAIGHSIGELVAATVAGVFDLPTAIRVIMTRGDVMQAQPSGAMVAVRASRDQVSPMLDNGVVIAAENTGDSCTLSGQHDAIEATCATLEQQGIKFQRLNTSHAFHSPSMDAASSAFADALSDVTLNPPGIKFISCVTGDWITDQQATDIRYWANQIRQPVQFHAGVKTIGALKNLMVLECGPRSTVCGMVMQNLDEKSDLALIPLLPEAGQPEREMPSFSQGLGQAWSAGLTIDWPCGAPNPALRPRMPCYPFQHRIHVIEPAAMTALMPNETPTDAPVEVATAAASQPIPAGSSMKYAIIEQLRTLFSDISGIDLSQADGDATFFELGLDSLLLTQSTLKIKKKFKVNITFRKLLNDCGSLNKLTDYLINEGVAIEGMPSPTVEKASSPAPTQHTNPTLLSASSASTATLSGAPGHQASTGDIQSLLNQQMQLMQGQLALLSSLSGQTVSSAPEQKTTSLKPFGAGTRINVKRSNDMTVTQRENFKKLSDRYNARFAKSKKFAQDNRKQLADPRVVSGFRNVIKEVIYPIVVERSEGPYLWDIDGGKLIDVTCGFGSNFFGNSAPFIKEAIARQLDAGYEIGPQHPLVADASRLFCRVTGNERVAFCNTGSEAVLGAMRLARTVTAKEKVVIFENDYHGIHDDVVVTRDSRGYAAPAAAGVPDSAASNMIVLDYGSDASLDYIRDHADEIAAILVEPVQSRNPDLQPRAFLNKARSLCSEQQIALIFDEVITGFRIHARGAQGYYGIDADICTYGKVVGGGLPIGVIAGKARFMDALDGGQWQFGDDSTPEVGVTYFAGTFVRHPLVLAATVAVLQRLMDEPDIQTELNQRADRMVNDINHYAQLVGAPVKIEHCGSMCKIKIPQDIAFEELIYIILREKGIHVWDARPMFITTAHSDEDISAIVTAFKEAMDEMIAMEFFPVTKSMPETPASLGQKPPVEGARLGRDESGKAAWYVPSKTDKSQFEKWTG, from the coding sequence ATGGCCGTTCGTGTTCCCGGCGCCGAGTCACTCGACACGTTCTGGCAGAACCTCGTGGATGCAAAGGAGAGTATTACCTTTTTCGCTCCTCCGGACAGTGAGGATAACGTCGTCAATGCCCGCGGCGTGTTAAACGACCCGCTGGGCTTTGACGACCGCCTGTTTGGTATCAGCCCGATTGAGGCGGAATTTATTGATCCGCAACAACGTCTGTTGTTGGAGCTTGGCTGGCATGCGTTGGAGAACGCAGGGTATGACCCGGAACAGTTCGCCGGACGAATTGGCGTCTATTGCGGCGTCGGCAACAATACTTACTATCTGAACAATGTTCTCAGGAACGAGGAAAAACTTGAGGACTATGGTCCCCTGCAGGCCATGGTCGCCAATGAAAAAGATTACGCCGCCACACGACTGGCCCATAAACTGAACCTTGTCGGCCCGGCACTGAGTATTCACACCGCCTGTTCAACCTCTCTGGTTGCGGTTGCCGAAGCCGTCGAAGCCATCCGTCACGGTCGCTGTGACATTGCGATCGCCGGCGGGGCATCGTTGACCTTTCCCCAGCAACAACCGCACACCCATCAGGAAGGCAGCATCTATACTCGTGATGGCCACACCCGGCCTTTTGACAAGGACAGCTCGGGAACGGTGTTCAGCGATGGCGGCGGTCTGATTGTTCTCAAGCGCCTGGACGAAGCCCGGAAAGATCAGGATTATATTTACGCCGCTATCAGCGGTATTGCCGTCAATAATGATGGCGCGGAAAAAGGCAGTTTCTCAGCCCCCAGCGTGCAGGGGCAAAAATCCGTCATCCAGGCGGCGCTGAAGGATTCAAAAGTCAACGCCAGCGCCATTGGCTATGTAGAAGCTCATGGCACTGCGACACCGATCGGCGACCCGATTGAGGTATCCGCACTGAGCGCAGCCTTTGCCGACCATACAAGTGCCACCCAGTTTTGCAAACTGGGCTCCGTGAAAAGCAATTTCGGGCACCTTACGGCCGGCGCGGGCGTCATTGGTCTTATAAAGTGTGCGCTGGCCATTGATCGCGGAAAAATACCGCAATCCATCAATTTTGAGTCGCCCAACCCCGAGCTGAACCTCGATAAAACCCCCTTTGTGATCGCCAACACCACCTGCGATTGGGCCGCCCCCAGAACGCAGCGAATCGCCGGCGTCAGTTCATTCGGCATTGGCGGAACAAATGCCCATGCGATTCTCAAGGGAGTAGACACGGGGATGCAGCCGGCGCGAACGCTGCCCCCCCGGTGGGTGCCTCTGTGTTTCAGTGCTCAGTCAGGTAAGGCACTGGCCGAAACTCTGACGTCCTATCGCTCACTGATCGAAGAGACAGACAGTGGCATGGACAGAGCCGACCTTGCCACCGCCCTTATCCGATGTCGCCGGTCTTTCAGTCACCGACAAACGCTGCCTCAGTCTGTGACCACGGAAGAATTGATGGCAAGCATTGAAAATGCTGAAGACGTCGAAGCAGCCCTGAAATCACCATCGGTTGTCTTTGCCTTTCCCGGCCAGGGAAGCCAAGTCACCGGCATGGGCAAGGCTCTGTACGACGTTCCGGCATTCAGGCAGGCCATGGATGACTGTGCCGAAATCCTGCTGGCACAGTATTCCCTGGATATAAAATCCCTGATGTTTGATTCCGGAGACCCACTGAAAGATACCGGGAAGACCCAGATCAGTCTCTTCTGCATGGGATACTCCCTGGCCGCCGTATTGAAAAGTCTGGGCGTCAGTCCTCAAGCGGCCATTGGCCACAGCATCGGGGAACTCGTCGCCGCCACTGTTGCCGGGGTCTTCGATCTGCCCACAGCGATCCGCGTGATCATGACGCGCGGTGACGTCATGCAGGCACAACCATCAGGCGCCATGGTGGCGGTTCGCGCCAGCCGCGACCAGGTGTCGCCTATGTTGGATAATGGCGTCGTAATTGCAGCCGAAAACACCGGTGACAGCTGCACCCTTTCCGGGCAGCACGACGCCATCGAGGCCACCTGTGCAACGCTCGAACAGCAAGGTATCAAATTCCAGCGACTAAACACGTCCCACGCGTTCCATTCACCGTCCATGGATGCGGCTTCCTCGGCCTTCGCGGACGCGCTGTCCGATGTAACCCTCAATCCGCCCGGCATAAAATTCATCTCGTGTGTCACAGGCGACTGGATCACCGACCAGCAGGCGACAGACATCCGCTATTGGGCTAATCAGATTCGCCAGCCGGTGCAGTTTCATGCAGGCGTCAAAACGATTGGCGCCTTAAAAAACCTGATGGTGCTTGAGTGTGGCCCGCGGAGCACCGTCTGCGGCATGGTGATGCAGAATCTGGACGAAAAATCCGACCTTGCACTGATTCCACTGCTGCCAGAGGCAGGTCAACCCGAGAGAGAAATGCCGTCATTCAGTCAGGGTTTGGGTCAAGCCTGGTCAGCCGGTCTGACCATTGACTGGCCCTGTGGTGCTCCAAACCCGGCTCTCAGGCCCCGGATGCCCTGTTATCCATTCCAGCATCGAATCCACGTTATCGAGCCGGCAGCGATGACGGCATTGATGCCAAATGAGACGCCCACTGACGCACCAGTTGAAGTCGCCACCGCTGCAGCCAGTCAACCAATACCGGCAGGATCCAGCATGAAATACGCCATCATTGAGCAATTGCGCACCCTATTCTCCGATATCTCCGGAATCGATCTCAGTCAGGCTGACGGGGACGCGACGTTCTTTGAGCTGGGGCTGGACTCGTTATTGCTCACGCAGTCAACGCTCAAGATCAAAAAGAAATTCAAGGTCAATATCACCTTCCGGAAACTGCTCAATGACTGCGGGAGCCTGAATAAACTGACGGACTATCTGATCAATGAAGGTGTCGCCATAGAAGGAATGCCTTCGCCCACGGTTGAAAAGGCATCATCCCCTGCCCCGACTCAACACACCAACCCCACGCTGCTTTCTGCGTCGTCCGCGAGCACTGCAACCTTATCCGGCGCTCCGGGCCATCAGGCATCGACCGGCGACATTCAATCCCTTCTGAATCAACAAATGCAGCTTATGCAGGGCCAGTTGGCACTGTTGTCTTCATTGTCCGGGCAAACAGTAAGCAGTGCTCCCGAACAGAAAACCACATCGCTCAAGCCCTTCGGTGCGGGTACCCGCATTAACGTAAAACGCAGTAACGACATGACCGTAACCCAGCGGGAAAACTTCAAAAAGTTGTCTGACCGCTACAACGCCCGCTTTGCGAAATCCAAAAAGTTTGCCCAGGATAACCGCAAGCAACTGGCGGATCCGAGGGTGGTCTCGGGGTTCCGCAATGTCATTAAGGAAGTGATCTACCCCATCGTGGTTGAGCGTTCCGAGGGTCCCTACCTGTGGGACATTGATGGCGGCAAGCTGATCGACGTCACCTGTGGTTTCGGAAGCAACTTTTTTGGCAATTCCGCCCCATTTATCAAGGAAGCCATTGCGCGGCAACTGGATGCTGGTTATGAGATCGGACCTCAACATCCACTGGTTGCCGATGCTTCACGCCTTTTCTGCCGGGTGACAGGCAATGAACGCGTCGCCTTCTGCAACACCGGTTCGGAAGCGGTTCTTGGGGCAATGCGCCTGGCGAGAACGGTGACTGCCAAGGAAAAAGTCGTCATTTTTGAGAACGACTATCACGGCATTCACGATGATGTCGTGGTCACCAGGGATTCCCGCGGTTATGCCGCGCCAGCAGCTGCCGGGGTTCCCGATTCGGCGGCAAGCAACATGATCGTGCTGGATTACGGCAGTGATGCCTCCCTGGATTATATTCGCGATCATGCCGATGAGATCGCCGCGATACTTGTCGAACCTGTCCAGAGCCGCAATCCGGACTTGCAACCGAGAGCATTCCTGAACAAAGCCCGCAGCCTCTGCAGTGAACAGCAGATCGCCCTTATTTTTGACGAAGTGATTACCGGCTTCAGGATTCATGCACGGGGCGCCCAAGGCTACTACGGTATTGACGCTGACATCTGCACTTACGGAAAGGTTGTCGGAGGTGGATTGCCCATAGGCGTTATTGCTGGTAAGGCCCGGTTCATGGATGCACTGGACGGTGGCCAATGGCAATTCGGAGACGATTCAACGCCCGAAGTCGGCGTTACCTATTTTGCCGGTACGTTTGTAAGGCACCCTCTGGTTCTCGCAGCGACGGTGGCCGTATTACAGCGCCTCATGGATGAACCCGATATACAGACCGAGCTGAACCAGCGTGCGGATCGGATGGTTAATGACATCAATCATTATGCGCAATTGGTGGGTGCCCCGGTAAAAATTGAGCACTGCGGTTCCATGTGCAAGATCAAGATTCCGCAGGATATCGCATTTGAGGAACTGATCTACATTATCCTCCGAGAGAAAGGCATCCATGTCTGGGATGCCCGCCCGATGTTTATCACGACGGCGCATAGCGACGAGGATATAAGCGCAATCGTTACTGCCTTCAAGGAAGCCATGGATGAGATGATTGCCATGGAATTTTTCCCGGTCACCAAAAGTATGCCTGAAACCCCCGCCAGTCTCGGCCAGAAGCCACCCGTAGAGGGCGCTCGTCTGGGAAGAGATGAATCCGGTAAGGCCGCCTGGTACGTCCCTTCCAAAACCGACAAAAGCCAGTTTGAAAAATGGACAGGTTAA